One part of the Phragmites australis chromosome 3, lpPhrAust1.1, whole genome shotgun sequence genome encodes these proteins:
- the LOC133910620 gene encoding UDP-rhamnose/UDP-galactose transporter 4-like: MAMMAKLTGDDSNGKLDEERERESVAVCTVTDISVNARGLIAAIIAVWSTSLQQYYVHFLQRKCSLNLFNLLGHTAPAQAGSLLLVGRFIDFLLTGKRVDHFNFSYLALFFLVLSFFIAIGVNLSQFICIGQFSTVSFQVLSHMKIVLVLSLVFLFFGKEGLNLQVVLGMVLADLGTTWYKNASAKPGGKERHSILPVRSEKHKEDSEEKVGAEK; the protein is encoded by the exons ATGGCGATGATGGCAAAACTCACTGGAGACGACAGTAATGGCAAATTggatgaggagagagagagggaaag TGTTGCAGTCTGCACGGTTACCGATATCAGTGTGAATGCAAGAGGTCTAATTGCGGCTATTATAGCTGTTTGGAGCACATCTTTGCAGCAATAC TATGTTCATTTTCTCCAACGGAAGTGCTCATTGAACTTATTCAATCTCCTGGGCCACACTGCTCCAGCCCAAGCAGGATCCCTGCTGCTAGTGGGGCGATTCATAGATTTCTTGCTGACAGGCAAAAGAGTGGATCACTTCAATTTCTCATATCTTGCTCTG TTTTTCCTTGTACTCTCATTCTTCATTGCCATTGGTGTTAATCTGAGCCAATTCATCTGCATTGGGCAGTTTTCTACTGTGTCCTTCCAAGTCCTGAGCCACATGAAGATCGTGCTTGTTCTGTCCCTCGTGTTTCTCTTCTTTGGCAAGGAGGGTCTGAATCTTCAGGTCGTCCTTGGGATGGTTCTCGCTGATCTTGGAACGACATGGTACAAAAATGCATCAGCCAAACCAGGTGGCAAAGAGCGGCATAGCATCCTGCCGGTGAGGTCTGAGAAGCACAAGGAGGATTCAGAAGAAAAGGTTGGTGCGGAGAAGTAG
- the LOC133910619 gene encoding uncharacterized protein LOC133910619, which yields MAEIVSSAVTEQIVNQILSSMIDRHERKPSEEHLERLEMARIKLKAALETSDKWQINDASLLRWRRKLKRAAQECDDTLRSCKQRAVEDEEKQRVVRCSSFPRRLAHITKSFVSSIFSGCNSNDEYGSSSPAVRRFEWFADGATEFLTFVELGGTPRRYMFFDPLIAHLLAGEELRYRLIQGSQYQLFCVRPISLEDRGIEAKLIFIYEDDEAPDKNLCIGSMLRLSESTDIVGITIKCLQFLVTPHFKSTAEAATRELANLPTQDFSWVPYADSSHKEHWNSIHRDMSQWFRPDPLCCNQHEARTPCGNSTGTTRLSEVPLESVIEVYWQCEIPLSESNMQRSPTVEGRTSSTKDIPRVKLGLLFTPHGSLGDVMPKTESSALEVMNGEEQHGMHTNISLQQLDEIMVPKAIDCLYQKAEATAYQILWTSKHGHAYFQMKKTMPLKNIRGGQNKRSLMQRYHQDPKLERWTHVLTVFLNLWVARAPYRLRRSMVEWMQKANEKQLDVKGK from the coding sequence ATGGCGGAGATTGTCAGTTCTGCAGTTACCGAGCAGATAGTGAACCAAATCTTATCCAGCATGATTGACAGGCACGAGAGGAAACCGAGCGAGGAGCACTTGGAACGGCTGGAGATGGCTCGCATCAAGCTGAAGGCCGCACTCGAGACGTCCGATAAGTGGCAGATCAACGACGCGTCGTTGCTCCGCTGGCGCAGGAAGCTGAAGCGCGCCGCCCAGGAGTGCGACGACACGCTCCGCAGCTGCAAGCAGCGAGCCgtggaagacgaggagaagcaGCGGGTTGTAAGATGCTCGTCCTTCCCCAGACGGCTCGCCCACATCACCAAGTCATTCGTTTCCTCCATCTTCAGCGGCTGCAACAGCAACGACGAGTACGGCTCGAGCAGCCCTGCCGTACGAAGGTTCGAGTGGTTCGCGGACGGCGCCACCGAGTTCCTGACGTTCGTGGAGCTCGGCGGCACGCCGCGGCGGTACATGTTCTTCGACCCTCTCATCGCGCACCTTCTTGCTGGTGAAGAGCTGCGGTACAGGCTCATCCAGGGAAGCCAGTACCAGCTGTTCTGCGTCCGTCCCATTAGCTTGGAAGATCGTGGGATTGAGGCGAAGCTCATCTTCATCTATGAAGACGACGAGGCACCGGACAAGAACCTGTGCATAGGCTCGATGCTGCGGCTGTCGGAGAGCACAGACATCGTTGGGATCACGATCAAGTGCTTGCAGTTTTTGGTCACACCTCACTTcaagtctactgctgaagccgCTACCAGAGAACTCGCTAACCTGCCGACGCAGGACTTCTCATGGGTGCCATATGCTGATTCTAGTCACAAAGAACATTGGAACAGTATCCACAGAGATATGAGCCAATGGTTTCGCCCAGATCCACTGTGCTGCAATCAACATGAGGCCCGCACGCCTTGTGGAAATAGTACAGGCACAACAAGACTATCAGAAGTTCCTCTGGAATCAGTCATCGAGGTTTACTGGCAGTGTGAGATCCCACTTTCCGAGTCCAACATGCAGAGGAGCCCAACTGTCGAAGGTCGAACAAGTTCTACGAAAGACATTCCACGTGTGAAGCTTGGGCTCCTGTTCACACCCCATGGTTCTTTAGGAGATGTGATGCCGAAAACCGAGTCTTCTGCGCTGGAGGTAATGAACGGCGAGGAGCAGCATGGTATGCATACGAACATTAGCCTGCAACAGTTGGACGAGATCATGGTACCAAAGGCGATAGATTGCCTTTACCAAAAGGCAGAAGCAACGGCGTATCAGATCCTTTGGACGTCCAAACATGGCCACGCATACTTTCAGATGAAGAAGACGATGCCACTAAAAAATATCAGAGGAGGCCAGAACAAAAGGTCGCTAATGCAACGATATCATCAAGACCCAAAGCTGGAGAGATGGACACATGTTCTCACAGTCTTTCTCAATTTGTGGGTTGCACGCGCACCTTATAGGCTACGGCGTTCAATGGTGGAATGGATGCAAAAGGCAAATGAGAAGCAATTAGATGTAAAAGGCAAATGA